ACGTGTTCCAGTCGATGTTCAATGTTTGCGAAGTTGGCTAAACTTTCGCGAATAGTTTCTTTGCTAATGTTCATAATGCTGCCTACAAGAGCTGACGCCATTGAGTTGTAGGTGTTGTGAATGCCTCTTAGGGCTAAATTGTCTGTATTCATAGTAAGATATATTTTATTTTCTGTGTTGGTCAGGTACATTACTTTGTTCTCTACCCGGGCACCTGTTCGGGGTTTATTATAGTATCCAAATCCAAGTTGCTCTACGCCACGCGGAATAAGGTTTAGATTGTTGCATGTATCAGGGTCATCTACGCAGTAGATGAAATAGTCATTGTCAGTTTGGTTTTGTACTATTCTGAATTTAGAATTAATGTAATTCTGATATTCATAACCATATCTATCAAGGTGATCCGGTGTGATATTGCAGAGGATTGCAATGTGTGGATGGAATTCATAAGAGTCATCTAATTGGAAGCTGCTTACTTCTAATACAAAGTAATCCGGGTCTTTTTCTGCTACTTGTTTTGCATAACTCTGTCCGATATTGCCGCCTAATTTTACATTGCATCCGGCATTCTTTAATAGCTCAAACACCATGGTAGTTGTTGTAGTTTTGCCGTTAGTTCCGGTGATTGCAATTACCTTTGCTTTGCTAAATGACTGAGCAAAATCAAGTTCTGAGATTATGGGTATTTGTTTTTCTCTTATTTTCTTTACAATCTCTGCTTTCTCAGGAATGCCGGGACTCTTAATGATTTTTTTTGCATTCAGTATAATATCCTCAGAGTGTGCGCCTTGTTCAAATGGGATATTAGCTTGTCGAAGTTCTTTAGCATATATATCCTTCAAAAGATGTGAATCAGAAAGAAACACGGATAACCCTTTTTGTGCTGCCAAGATTGCGCAGCCGGTACCACTTTCTCCTCCACCCAATATGACAATATCGTAACTGCTCATCTTAGTTTTAGTGTTATAATTGTTAATACTGCCAGTAAGATTCCAATAATCCAGAATCGAGTTACTATTTTTGATTCATGAAATCCTTTCTTTTGGTAGTGATGATGAATGGGAGACATCAGGAAAATTCTTTTGCCTTCGCCATATTTCTTCTTGGTGTATTTGAAATAGGCAACTTGAATCATGACGCTCAGGTTTTCTACTAAGAAAATACCGCACAGAACAGGAATAAGTAACTCCTTACGAATCATAATTGCAAACACCGCGATAATTCCTCCTAATGTCAGGCTACCGGTGTCACCCATGAAAACTTGCGCAGGGAATGAATTATACCAAAGAAAACCAATACAAGCTCCGACAAAGGCTCCTGCAAATACCAGCAGTTCGCCTAAGTTGGGTATGTACATAATGTTTAAGTAGCTTGCAAAGAGAATACTGCCCGATATATATGCCAGTACTCCCAGTGTCAGCCCGATGATTGCGGATGTCCCTGCTGCTAAACCATCTATCCCGTCCGTTATGTTTGCTCCGTTGGATACTGCTGTAACAATAAATATTGTCATGAATATGAATACAATCCATCCATATTTTTGGTAGTCATCACCCAGGAACGAAAGGATTTTGGCATAATCAAATTCATGATTTTTCAAGAAGGGAATATTTGTTTTTACTGATTTTTCATTTTGATAATACATCAAAGCACCATTGTAGATTGTCTTGTCCATTGCACTTGTGTCCATGTTCAGATTTACTGCTTGTTCAGGGGTAAAGTGCTTGCGTGTAATTACATTTTTGTTAAAAAAGAGTGTTGCACCTACGATGATGCCTATTCCAATTTGTCCAATAATCTTCGATTTCCCTGCTAAACCTCCTTTGTCCTTTTTGAATACTTTTATATAGTCATCAAGAAAGCCAATAAAACCCAGCCATAGCGTTGTGATAATCATGATGATGATATATACATTGGAGAGTTTGGCAAATAATAGGGTTGGAATGAGTATCGCTCCAATGATGATGAGTCCACCCATGGTAGGAGTGCCTTTTTTGCTGTTTTCGCCTTCAAGACCTAAATCTCTGATTGTTTCTGCCACTTGTAGCTTTTGCAATGCTTTGATTAGGGTCTTGCCAAAAACCAGCGAAATCAATAGAGACAGTATCACAGCCATGGAGGTTCTAAAAGTTATATACTTCCATACACCTGCCCCTGTAACATCCAATTTATCTAAGTATTCAAATAGATAGTATATCATTGTTGATTAATTTGTAAGTGTTGTGAATGTGGTTTCTAGTACTTCTCTGTCGTCAAAATGTGTTTTGATCCCCTTTATTTCTTGGTAAGTCTCATGACCTTTACCTGCAACTAAAATGACATCACCGGGCGCTGCAATTGCAACAGCCGCTTTTATTGCCTCTGCACGGTCGGAAATCTTAATGAGTTTTTTAAAGTCTGAAGCTGAAATGCCTGCAGCAACTTCTTCCATTATTTGTGCAGGGTCTTCATCTCTGGGATTATCCGAAGTCAGAATTACCCTCGTAGATAATCTTGCAGCTAATTCGCCCATAATAGGACGTTTAGATTTGTCTCTATTGCCACCGCATCCAAACACTGTAATCAGTTTTTCGTTGCCGGTTCTTATTTTATTAATTGTTTCGAGGATGTTTTTTAATGCATCTGGTGTGTGTGCATAATCCACAATGCCTGTGATTTTATTTTTGCTGCGCAATCGTTCAAATCTTCCTTTTGCTCCTTGCAATGCGCTTAATCCGGTGAGTATTTCATGTTGTGCAATACCTAATAGAAATGCTGTTCCATAGACTGCCGTCAGGTTGCTGGCATTAAATTCTCCAACCAATTCTGTCCAAACTTCATCA
The sequence above is drawn from the Bacteroidia bacterium genome and encodes:
- the murD gene encoding UDP-N-acetylmuramoyl-L-alanine--D-glutamate ligase, producing the protein MSSYDIVILGGGESGTGCAILAAQKGLSVFLSDSHLLKDIYAKELRQANIPFEQGAHSEDIILNAKKIIKSPGIPEKAEIVKKIREKQIPIISELDFAQSFSKAKVIAITGTNGKTTTTTMVFELLKNAGCNVKLGGNIGQSYAKQVAEKDPDYFVLEVSSFQLDDSYEFHPHIAILCNITPDHLDRYGYEYQNYINSKFRIVQNQTDNDYFIYCVDDPDTCNNLNLIPRGVEQLGFGYYNKPRTGARVENKVMYLTNTENKIYLTMNTDNLALRGIHNTYNSMASALVGSIMNISKETIRESLANFANIEHRLEHVATIGGAEYINDSKATNVNSVWYALESMQKPVIWIVGGVDKGNDYSSLVPLVQEKVKLIICLGVDNTKLHQAFSKHVNLMLNTTSMQEAVSTAHRFAEKGDTVLLSPACASFDLFLNYQDRGWSFKRSVKNL
- the mraY gene encoding phospho-N-acetylmuramoyl-pentapeptide-transferase yields the protein MIYYLFEYLDKLDVTGAGVWKYITFRTSMAVILSLLISLVFGKTLIKALQKLQVAETIRDLGLEGENSKKGTPTMGGLIIIGAILIPTLLFAKLSNVYIIIMIITTLWLGFIGFLDDYIKVFKKDKGGLAGKSKIIGQIGIGIIVGATLFFNKNVITRKHFTPEQAVNLNMDTSAMDKTIYNGALMYYQNEKSVKTNIPFLKNHEFDYAKILSFLGDDYQKYGWIVFIFMTIFIVTAVSNGANITDGIDGLAAGTSAIIGLTLGVLAYISGSILFASYLNIMYIPNLGELLVFAGAFVGACIGFLWYNSFPAQVFMGDTGSLTLGGIIAVFAIMIRKELLIPVLCGIFLVENLSVMIQVAYFKYTKKKYGEGKRIFLMSPIHHHYQKKGFHESKIVTRFWIIGILLAVLTIITLKLR